The Natronoglycomyces albus genome has a segment encoding these proteins:
- a CDS encoding homoserine dehydrogenase, whose protein sequence is MKLALLGCGTVGSEVVRLMHDKADDLAARIGERMEIAGVAVRRPGRDRSHLPIDPNLFTTDALGLVKRPDVDIVVEVAGGIEPARTWITTALSEGKAVVTANKALLAADGASLNAAAVAGDADLYYEAAVAGAIPLLRPLRDSLHGDSIDRVLGIVNGTTNFICTQMTQTGASFGEALAEAGELGYAEADPSADIDGYDAAAKAAIIASLAFHTKVELSEVYREGITDVTAADVAAAAEQGCVVKPLCIATREPDGVSVRVHPAMIDKAHPLASVNGAYNAVFVEAEAAGSLMFYGAGAGGTATASAVLGDIVAVARHRRGGVTAFRPEAAWGDLPVKSIGEASTRYHVCMDVTDEPGVLSQVAAMFAHHDVSLATVRQAGRAASSAPADKQAAGAQLVVVTHAATDAQLSATVEDLSHSDLVREVTSVMRVEGK, encoded by the coding sequence ATGAAGCTCGCCCTCCTGGGTTGTGGAACCGTCGGAAGCGAAGTCGTTCGCCTCATGCACGACAAAGCCGATGATCTGGCCGCCAGGATTGGGGAGCGAATGGAGATCGCCGGCGTCGCCGTCAGACGACCCGGCCGTGACCGCTCGCACCTTCCCATTGACCCGAACCTGTTTACGACCGATGCTTTGGGGCTGGTCAAACGCCCTGATGTCGATATTGTGGTGGAAGTGGCCGGAGGTATCGAACCGGCCCGCACCTGGATTACGACCGCGCTGTCTGAGGGCAAGGCCGTCGTCACGGCTAACAAGGCGTTGTTGGCCGCCGATGGGGCGAGTCTCAACGCCGCCGCTGTGGCTGGCGATGCCGATCTCTATTACGAGGCGGCCGTGGCCGGGGCGATCCCGCTCCTGCGGCCCCTGCGCGATTCGCTCCACGGCGACAGCATCGATCGTGTGCTTGGCATTGTCAATGGCACCACGAACTTCATTTGCACTCAGATGACGCAAACCGGGGCCTCGTTCGGGGAGGCGCTGGCTGAGGCGGGCGAGTTGGGATACGCCGAGGCCGACCCGTCGGCCGACATCGACGGCTATGACGCCGCCGCGAAGGCCGCCATCATCGCCTCGTTGGCCTTCCACACCAAAGTGGAACTCTCCGAGGTGTATCGGGAGGGCATTACCGACGTGACCGCCGCTGATGTGGCCGCGGCCGCTGAACAGGGTTGCGTTGTCAAGCCTTTGTGCATCGCCACTCGGGAACCCGATGGGGTCAGTGTGCGGGTGCATCCGGCGATGATCGACAAGGCCCACCCATTGGCCAGCGTCAACGGTGCCTATAACGCGGTGTTTGTCGAAGCTGAGGCCGCTGGGAGCCTTATGTTTTACGGAGCCGGAGCCGGTGGCACCGCTACGGCTTCCGCTGTCTTGGGCGATATCGTCGCGGTTGCCCGCCATCGGCGCGGTGGCGTGACGGCCTTCCGCCCGGAGGCGGCCTGGGGCGATCTGCCCGTCAAATCCATCGGTGAGGCCTCCACGCGTTACCACGTGTGCATGGATGTCACCGACGAACCGGGTGTGCTGTCACAAGTGGCCGCCATGTTCGCTCATCACGATGTCAGCCTGGCGACGGTACGACAGGCGGGGCGCGCCGCCTCTTCGGCTCCGGCCGACAAGCAGGCGGCGGGAGCTCAGCTGGTGGTGGTCACGCATGCGGCCACCGACGCGCAGCTCTCGGCCACCGTTGAGGACTTGTCGCACTCTGACCTCGTTCGCGAGGTCACCAGCGTCATGCGAGTCGAGGGTAAGTAG
- the thrC gene encoding threonine synthase → MNVGQMRQAGGWRGLIEEFADRLPVTDATPRITLREGATPLVPAYSLSEATGCEVFLKIEGANPTGSFKDRGMTLAVSKAVEEGAKAVICASTGNTSASAAAYAARAGITCAVLVPAGKIALGKLAQALVHGATLLQVDGNFDDCLNVADKLSQDYPVVLVNHINPYRIQGQKTAAWEIVHTLGDAPDIHCLPVGNAGNITAYWAGYNEDFKEGNATRLPRMLGVQASGASPIVSGHVVDDPQTIATAIRIGNPASWTNALDARDASGGDIIAATDRDIHRAYLRLAREEGVFVELASAASVAGLLNKAAAGWITPGQRIVCTVTGHGLKDPDWAVTTAAQPKKIPADVATAATALGL, encoded by the coding sequence ATGAATGTGGGCCAGATGCGCCAAGCCGGTGGCTGGCGCGGACTAATCGAAGAATTCGCCGACCGGCTTCCCGTCACCGACGCCACGCCGCGCATCACGCTGCGGGAGGGGGCGACGCCGCTGGTTCCGGCCTATTCGTTGTCGGAGGCCACCGGTTGTGAAGTCTTCTTGAAGATCGAGGGCGCCAACCCGACCGGTTCGTTTAAGGACCGAGGCATGACGTTGGCTGTCTCCAAGGCGGTCGAAGAAGGTGCCAAGGCCGTCATTTGCGCCTCTACGGGCAACACTTCGGCCTCGGCGGCCGCCTACGCGGCCCGGGCGGGAATCACCTGTGCGGTATTGGTTCCGGCTGGGAAGATCGCTCTGGGCAAGCTGGCCCAGGCGCTGGTGCATGGGGCCACGCTTTTGCAGGTGGATGGGAACTTCGATGATTGCCTCAACGTCGCCGACAAGTTGTCGCAGGATTACCCGGTTGTGCTGGTCAATCACATTAACCCCTACCGCATTCAGGGGCAAAAGACCGCTGCCTGGGAAATCGTTCACACACTTGGCGACGCACCCGATATCCACTGTCTGCCGGTGGGCAACGCGGGCAATATCACCGCCTATTGGGCCGGATACAACGAAGACTTCAAGGAAGGCAACGCGACTCGCCTGCCACGCATGTTGGGCGTGCAGGCTTCGGGGGCTTCTCCGATCGTCAGCGGGCACGTGGTGGATGACCCGCAGACGATCGCCACCGCGATCCGCATTGGAAACCCAGCTTCGTGGACGAACGCTCTCGACGCCCGGGATGCCTCCGGCGGTGACATCATCGCGGCCACCGACCGCGATATTCACCGTGCCTACCTCCGATTGGCTCGCGAGGAGGGCGTCTTCGTCGAGTTGGCCTCCGCCGCCTCGGTGGCTGGATTGCTCAATAAGGCCGCGGCCGGATGGATCACTCCCGGCCAGCGGATCGTGTGTACGGTCACTGGCCATGGGCTGAAGGATCCCGATTGGGCGGTCACCACGGCCGCGCAGCCAAAGAAGATTCCCGCCGATGTCGCGACGGCGGCAACGGCGCTGGGCTTGTAG
- the metE gene encoding 5-methyltetrahydropteroyltriglutamate--homocysteine S-methyltransferase, with protein sequence MTTRHPLSATVLGYPRIGAKRELKRAVEAYWAGNIDDAGLAAASAEVRAQMLTDLSAQDLTSVPVNVFSHYDHVLDTTAAVGAIPERYRNVGGTLAQYFAAAHGNAELAPLELTKWFDTNYHYLVPELGPDTVFSAQPQKALQEYHEAVERGLQARPVLLGPISFLLLAKPEPGSPSDFHPLSRLEDLIACYRDLLAAFTEAGATWVQLDEPALCADRTEAELAAVATAYTALAHTEANIFVTGGYGSFDKALPLLLNSGIDALAIDAVAGASDIDWLEANEVPPQVTLVAGVVDGRNIWRTDTVRAAAIVDRIKAVATTVGVSSSCSLLHVPVDLEAETGLAPELAQRLAFARQKIREVSQLAQPDGERWSRGESNLAWRNDHIRQRLASLDASATQRDDFETRVKAQEAHTPLPPLATTSIGSFPQTTDIRRARAQHRNGLMIDVDYKSRLKKEIASVIELQERLDFDVLVHGEAERNDMVQYFAEHLAGFTTTEAGWVQSYGSRCVRPPILFGDVSRPSPITVDWSAYAQSLTTKPVKGMLTGPVTILAWSFVRDDQPLSDTAAQVALALRDEVADLEAAGLKVIQVDEPALREMLPLRQAEQDDYRRWATDAFRLATAVVKPETAIHTHLCYSEFGEVIDAINALDADVTSIEASRSKMEVLQDLHASQFARGVGPGVYDIHSPRVPTVEEIASALSKAIAVIDPKRLWVNPDCGLKTRRYKEVEPALASLVEAAKQVRAQL encoded by the coding sequence ATGACCACACGCCATCCGCTATCCGCCACCGTGTTGGGTTACCCCCGCATTGGCGCCAAGCGTGAACTCAAGCGCGCCGTCGAGGCCTACTGGGCCGGAAACATCGACGACGCCGGACTCGCCGCCGCCTCAGCTGAGGTCCGCGCCCAAATGCTCACCGACCTCAGCGCACAAGACCTGACCTCCGTGCCGGTCAACGTGTTCTCGCACTACGACCACGTCCTCGACACCACTGCTGCCGTCGGTGCCATTCCCGAGCGCTACCGCAACGTCGGTGGCACTCTCGCGCAGTACTTCGCCGCCGCGCACGGCAACGCCGAACTGGCGCCCCTGGAACTGACCAAGTGGTTCGACACCAACTACCACTACCTCGTTCCCGAGCTAGGTCCTGACACCGTCTTCAGCGCCCAGCCACAGAAGGCCCTTCAGGAGTACCACGAAGCGGTGGAGCGGGGCCTCCAAGCGCGCCCGGTCCTGCTAGGGCCGATTTCCTTCCTCCTCCTGGCCAAACCCGAACCGGGCTCACCTAGCGACTTTCATCCATTGAGCCGCCTCGAGGACCTCATCGCCTGCTACCGCGACCTTCTCGCGGCCTTCACCGAAGCCGGAGCCACCTGGGTCCAACTCGACGAACCCGCCCTGTGCGCCGACCGCACCGAGGCCGAACTGGCCGCTGTCGCCACCGCATACACCGCGCTGGCCCACACCGAGGCGAACATCTTCGTCACCGGCGGCTACGGCTCCTTCGACAAGGCCCTGCCGCTGCTACTCAACTCAGGAATCGACGCGCTGGCCATCGACGCGGTCGCCGGTGCGTCCGACATCGACTGGCTGGAGGCAAACGAGGTTCCCCCACAGGTGACCCTCGTGGCCGGAGTGGTTGATGGGCGCAACATCTGGCGGACCGACACCGTGCGGGCCGCCGCCATTGTCGACCGGATCAAAGCCGTCGCCACTACCGTCGGAGTCAGCTCCTCGTGTTCCCTGCTGCACGTTCCGGTCGACCTTGAGGCGGAAACTGGGCTGGCCCCCGAGCTCGCACAGCGCCTGGCGTTCGCCCGCCAGAAAATACGCGAAGTGTCGCAACTGGCCCAGCCAGATGGCGAACGCTGGAGCCGAGGAGAATCCAACCTCGCCTGGCGCAACGACCACATTCGCCAACGCCTGGCCAGCTTGGATGCCTCGGCAACCCAACGAGACGACTTCGAGACCCGCGTCAAGGCGCAGGAAGCCCATACCCCACTTCCGCCATTGGCCACCACGTCGATCGGCTCCTTCCCGCAGACGACTGACATCCGCCGGGCCCGAGCACAACACCGCAACGGGCTCATGATCGACGTGGACTACAAGTCCCGACTCAAAAAAGAGATCGCCTCCGTCATCGAACTCCAAGAACGCCTCGACTTTGACGTGCTCGTGCACGGCGAAGCCGAACGCAACGACATGGTGCAGTACTTTGCCGAGCACCTGGCCGGGTTCACCACCACCGAGGCCGGTTGGGTCCAGTCCTACGGCTCCCGCTGCGTGCGGCCACCGATCCTCTTTGGCGACGTATCGCGCCCCAGCCCGATCACCGTCGATTGGTCGGCCTACGCCCAGTCTCTGACCACCAAACCTGTCAAGGGAATGCTCACCGGGCCAGTGACGATCCTGGCCTGGTCCTTCGTCCGAGATGACCAGCCATTGTCCGACACCGCCGCGCAGGTGGCGCTCGCCTTGCGCGACGAGGTCGCCGACTTGGAAGCCGCCGGACTAAAGGTGATCCAGGTCGACGAGCCAGCGCTGCGGGAAATGCTGCCGCTGCGCCAAGCAGAACAAGACGACTATCGCCGCTGGGCCACCGACGCTTTCCGCCTCGCCACCGCCGTGGTCAAGCCGGAGACAGCGATTCACACTCACCTGTGCTATTCGGAGTTCGGTGAGGTCATTGACGCGATCAACGCCCTTGACGCCGACGTCACCTCGATTGAGGCATCCCGCTCGAAGATGGAGGTCCTCCAGGACCTGCACGCCTCGCAGTTCGCCCGGGGCGTGGGTCCAGGCGTCTACGACATCCATTCCCCACGGGTGCCCACGGTCGAGGAAATCGCCTCAGCGCTGAGCAAAGCCATCGCCGTCATTGACCCCAAACGCCTGTGGGTGAACCCGGATTGCGGCCTGAAGACCCGCCGATACAAGGAGGTCGAGCCAGCGCTGGCCTCGCTGGTGGAGGCGGCAAAGCAGGTGCGCGCGCAGCTGTAG
- the thrB gene encoding homoserine kinase — MSELLPGPHTAIVPATSANIGPGYDSFGLALGLYDEVSIELTGVDILIEVAGEGADTVGAGRRHLVVSAFLRTLLQLGHDEVRGLKLKARNRIPHARGLGSSSAAIVAGVYLAHAAANVEVDRERALRIAGEIEGHPDNVAPCIYGDFTIAYSTVGGAHAVSMKPHTTVTPWVFIPAQVGFTAQARDVLPPKVPHADAAFNVARAALLVEAITRHPRLLWEATSDRLHQSYRASVMPHSWELVCRLREAGFAAAISGAGPTVLVLTHSEVEPDPALAPEFAAHQLPVGDGAWLR, encoded by the coding sequence GTGAGTGAATTGCTGCCTGGCCCCCACACGGCCATCGTCCCGGCCACATCGGCCAACATTGGCCCTGGCTATGACTCGTTCGGTCTAGCTCTGGGGCTCTACGATGAGGTCTCTATCGAGCTGACGGGGGTTGACATCCTCATTGAGGTTGCCGGAGAGGGCGCCGACACCGTGGGAGCCGGTAGGCGGCACCTAGTGGTCTCCGCGTTCTTGCGCACACTTCTACAGCTGGGCCACGATGAGGTGCGAGGCCTGAAACTGAAGGCACGCAATCGGATTCCGCACGCCCGTGGCCTGGGTTCCTCTTCAGCGGCGATCGTCGCCGGGGTCTACTTGGCGCACGCCGCGGCCAATGTGGAGGTTGATCGCGAACGCGCACTGCGGATCGCAGGGGAGATCGAGGGCCATCCGGACAATGTGGCCCCATGTATCTACGGTGACTTCACGATTGCCTATTCCACAGTGGGCGGAGCGCATGCGGTCTCGATGAAGCCACACACGACAGTGACTCCGTGGGTCTTCATTCCCGCCCAAGTTGGGTTCACCGCCCAGGCGCGCGATGTGTTGCCACCCAAGGTTCCCCATGCTGACGCGGCGTTCAATGTGGCTCGGGCCGCCTTGCTCGTTGAGGCTATTACTCGCCACCCGAGGCTGTTGTGGGAGGCGACCTCAGACCGGCTGCACCAGTCTTACCGGGCCTCAGTGATGCCGCACAGTTGGGAACTGGTCTGCCGCCTGCGGGAGGCTGGGTTTGCCGCCGCCATCTCCGGGGCGGGCCCCACGGTGTTGGTGCTGACGCACTCCGAGGTCGAGCCCGATCCCGCTCTCGCCCCAGAGTTTGCGGCCCACCAACTCCCGGTTGGCGATGGGGCTTGGTTGAGGTGA
- the rho gene encoding transcription termination factor Rho gives MSDTTGTTSDRKGSATSGTGAKRRRAGTGLASMLMPELQQLAQTLGITGVGRMRKSELITAIQANQANQGGLGDNGGSAEQEAPPVTEPDKTSSTVETAAAGTESTESAVEASARGRRATRPAGPPQPRKHSQAEEATDVAAESNDDKNADNDRPNRQRRRVRSQNNDADRATAQTSDRSSSDRDDNADDRGSRSERRDFDDNGGNRRRNRRHRDRSDRDRRRGGRDRAEQRSERNENTNSEDEQLLPVAGILDILDSYAFIRTTGYLAGPDDVYVSMSQVRKNKLRRGDAITGAVKPTRGDDDRGNKRREKYNPLIRLDTVNGMSSEEARNRDEFYKLTPLYPQERLRLETEAHLLTTRVIDLVTPIGKGQRALIVSPPKAGKTMVMQAIANAITTNNPECHLMVVLIDERPEEVTDMQRSVKGEVISSTFDRPPSDHTTVAELSIERAKRLVELGHDVVVLLDGITRLGRAYNNASPASGRILSGGIDSTALYPPKRFLGAARNIENGGSLTILATALVETGSMGDTVIFEEFKGTGNAELKLDRKIADKRVYPAVDVHQSSTRKDDLMMGADEQAIMLKLRRVLGSLEQQQAIDLLLDRLKKTKTNAEFLMQIVKTTPGGD, from the coding sequence TTGAGCGACACCACCGGCACGACGTCGGATCGCAAAGGCAGCGCTACCTCCGGCACCGGCGCCAAGCGTCGCCGCGCTGGAACCGGCCTTGCCTCTATGCTGATGCCGGAGCTGCAACAACTGGCGCAAACCCTCGGCATCACGGGCGTTGGCCGGATGCGCAAGAGCGAGCTGATCACCGCGATCCAAGCCAACCAAGCCAATCAGGGCGGTCTTGGCGACAACGGTGGCAGCGCAGAACAGGAGGCTCCGCCAGTGACAGAGCCAGATAAGACTTCATCCACCGTCGAAACCGCGGCTGCGGGTACCGAGAGTACCGAGTCTGCCGTCGAGGCATCCGCTAGAGGCCGTCGCGCCACGCGCCCCGCCGGCCCGCCTCAGCCACGCAAGCACTCCCAAGCCGAAGAGGCTACGGACGTTGCGGCGGAATCGAACGACGACAAGAACGCCGACAACGATCGGCCCAACCGCCAGCGGCGCCGTGTGCGCAGCCAGAACAACGACGCAGATCGCGCCACCGCGCAAACGTCCGACCGCTCCTCCAGCGACCGTGACGACAATGCCGATGACAGGGGATCTCGTTCTGAGCGTCGCGACTTCGACGACAACGGTGGCAACCGCCGTCGCAACCGTCGTCACCGCGACCGTTCCGATCGCGACCGCCGTCGTGGTGGCCGTGACCGCGCCGAGCAACGCTCCGAGCGCAACGAGAACACCAATTCTGAGGACGAACAACTCCTGCCCGTCGCCGGAATTCTCGACATCCTCGACTCTTATGCCTTCATCCGCACCACCGGCTACTTGGCCGGACCCGACGACGTCTATGTGTCGATGTCGCAGGTGCGCAAGAACAAGCTGCGTCGAGGTGACGCGATCACCGGTGCCGTCAAGCCCACCCGAGGCGACGACGACCGGGGTAACAAGCGCCGCGAGAAGTACAACCCGCTCATTCGGCTCGACACCGTCAACGGAATGAGTTCCGAAGAGGCCAGGAACCGCGATGAGTTCTACAAGCTCACGCCTCTGTACCCGCAGGAGCGACTGCGCCTGGAGACCGAGGCGCACTTGCTGACCACGCGAGTCATCGACCTGGTGACTCCGATTGGGAAGGGACAGCGCGCCCTTATCGTCTCACCGCCCAAGGCCGGTAAGACGATGGTCATGCAGGCCATCGCGAACGCGATCACGACGAACAACCCGGAGTGTCACCTCATGGTGGTACTCATCGACGAGCGGCCCGAAGAGGTCACCGACATGCAGCGCTCGGTCAAGGGTGAGGTCATCTCCTCGACCTTCGACCGTCCGCCGTCGGACCACACCACGGTCGCCGAGCTGTCCATCGAGCGCGCCAAGCGACTCGTGGAACTGGGACACGACGTGGTGGTGTTGCTCGATGGCATCACGCGGCTGGGCCGGGCCTACAACAACGCCAGCCCTGCCTCGGGTCGTATCCTCTCCGGCGGTATCGACTCGACAGCGCTGTACCCACCGAAGCGTTTCCTGGGCGCGGCTCGCAACATCGAAAACGGCGGTTCGTTGACGATCTTGGCCACCGCGTTGGTCGAGACCGGCTCCATGGGCGACACAGTGATCTTCGAAGAGTTCAAGGGCACCGGTAACGCCGAGCTCAAACTTGACCGCAAGATCGCCGACAAGCGCGTCTACCCAGCGGTCGATGTGCACCAGTCGTCCACGCGCAAGGATGACCTCATGATGGGGGCCGACGAGCAGGCCATCATGCTCAAACTGCGGCGCGTCCTCGGTTCGCTGGAACAGCAACAGGCCATTGACCTGCTGTTGGACCGTTTGAAGAAGACGAAGACCAACGCCGAATTCTTGATGCAGATCGTCAAAACCACTCCCGGCGGCGATTAG
- the rpmE gene encoding 50S ribosomal protein L31 encodes MKPEIHPEYVDTTVTCSCGNEFVTRSTVTSGKIAAATCSQCHPFYTGKQRILDTGGRVARFQAKYAKAQAKNQK; translated from the coding sequence ATGAAGCCGGAAATTCACCCGGAGTACGTAGACACCACAGTGACCTGTTCCTGTGGAAACGAATTCGTGACTCGCTCGACCGTGACCAGCGGTAAGATCGCTGCCGCCACGTGCTCGCAATGCCACCCGTTCTACACCGGGAAGCAGCGCATTCTGGACACTGGTGGCCGGGTTGCCCGGTTCCAGGCCAAGTACGCCAAGGCCCAGGCGAAGAACCAGAAATAG
- the prfA gene encoding peptide chain release factor 1: MSNAADNRLASMLAEYEDLERQMGDPSLHADPVAAKRVGRRYAELGVVAKTSADLSAAREDLEAAQELAKEDSDFASEVDRLNEQIVALEAKLADLMLPRDPDDSRDVIMEIKAGAGGEESALFAGDLLRMYLRYAERHGWTTESVDHQESDLGGVKNASIAIKYKGTPEGGNGIWSRMKFEGGVHRVQRVPATESQGRVHTSAAGVVVMPEAEEVDLEINQNDLRIDVYRSSGPGGQSVNTTDSAVRITHEPSGVVVTSQNEKSQLQNKEQAMRVLRARLLQLQQEEADAAAGEARRSQVRTADRSERVRTYNFPQNRLTDHRIGYTAYNLDQVMDGDLDELLDALASADRATRMAGQEDS, from the coding sequence ATGAGCAACGCCGCCGATAACAGACTCGCCTCCATGCTGGCCGAATACGAAGACCTTGAGCGTCAGATGGGCGATCCTTCCCTCCACGCTGACCCCGTCGCCGCCAAGCGCGTCGGGAGGCGCTACGCGGAGCTGGGCGTGGTCGCGAAGACCTCCGCCGACCTCAGCGCGGCCCGCGAAGACCTCGAAGCGGCCCAGGAACTCGCCAAGGAAGACAGCGACTTCGCCTCCGAGGTTGACCGGCTCAACGAGCAAATCGTGGCTTTGGAAGCCAAACTCGCCGACCTGATGTTGCCGCGTGACCCCGACGACTCCCGCGACGTCATCATGGAGATCAAGGCCGGTGCCGGGGGAGAGGAATCCGCGCTCTTCGCCGGCGACCTCCTACGCATGTACCTGCGTTATGCCGAACGCCACGGCTGGACCACCGAATCGGTCGACCACCAAGAGTCCGACCTCGGCGGTGTCAAGAACGCTTCCATAGCCATCAAATACAAGGGCACCCCCGAAGGGGGCAACGGCATCTGGTCGCGCATGAAATTCGAAGGCGGAGTCCACCGAGTCCAGCGCGTGCCCGCCACCGAATCGCAGGGCCGAGTCCACACCTCCGCCGCTGGGGTCGTCGTCATGCCCGAGGCCGAAGAAGTCGACCTCGAAATTAACCAAAACGACCTGCGCATTGACGTTTACCGCTCGTCGGGGCCCGGAGGCCAGTCCGTCAACACCACCGACTCGGCCGTGCGCATCACCCACGAGCCCAGTGGCGTCGTGGTCACCTCGCAGAACGAAAAATCCCAGTTGCAGAACAAGGAACAAGCCATGCGGGTGCTGCGCGCCCGGCTTTTGCAACTGCAACAGGAAGAAGCCGATGCCGCCGCAGGTGAAGCCCGCCGCAGCCAGGTCCGCACCGCGGACCGCTCTGAGCGAGTGCGTACCTATAACTTCCCGCAAAACCGGCTCACCGACCACCGCATCGGCTACACCGCCTACAACCTCGACCAGGTCATGGACGGAGATCTCGACGAGCTGCTGGACGCTCTGGCCTCGGCCGACCGCGCCACCCGTATGGCTGGTCAAGAGGACTCCTAA
- the prmC gene encoding peptide chain release factor N(5)-glutamine methyltransferase: MSESRTALSWSEAIREARARLAQAGVASPRTDADLLAMHVSGLSRTRLLIANGVPAQTLRAYRDLVQRRIDRQPLQHLTGTAAFWKGELAVGPGVFVPRPETELLVEWALGVIADIDSPLIIDACAGSGAIAWALAGERPDATIWAVEADPDAFEWLEHNLKGTTATGLCADATEFTTLSDLDGQVDLVVSNPPYVPETVEVSPEVLADPTMAVFAAHEGMAVINDLTFRAHQWLRPGGWFGCEHDDSHVRAVPALWRAVGFVEVTDHEDLAGRSRFTTGGLSPHTSTDEETPHL, encoded by the coding sequence ATGTCTGAATCAAGGACCGCGCTGTCGTGGAGCGAGGCCATCCGCGAAGCTAGAGCGCGGCTGGCCCAAGCAGGCGTCGCCTCCCCCCGCACCGACGCGGACCTGCTGGCCATGCACGTTTCCGGTCTCTCGCGCACCCGCCTCCTCATCGCAAACGGCGTCCCCGCTCAGACTCTGCGCGCCTATCGCGACCTAGTCCAACGCCGTATCGACCGCCAACCATTGCAACATCTCACCGGCACCGCAGCCTTCTGGAAAGGCGAACTCGCCGTGGGTCCTGGGGTATTCGTGCCCCGTCCGGAAACCGAGCTGCTCGTAGAGTGGGCGCTTGGGGTCATCGCCGACATCGACAGTCCGCTCATCATCGATGCCTGCGCCGGTTCCGGCGCGATCGCTTGGGCGTTGGCGGGCGAAAGGCCGGACGCGACGATTTGGGCCGTTGAAGCCGACCCCGACGCGTTCGAATGGCTGGAGCACAACCTGAAGGGCACGACCGCGACCGGTCTATGCGCGGACGCCACCGAGTTCACGACACTGAGTGACCTCGACGGACAGGTCGATCTCGTGGTGTCGAACCCGCCGTATGTACCGGAGACGGTCGAGGTGTCCCCAGAAGTGCTCGCCGACCCGACCATGGCGGTCTTCGCCGCCCACGAGGGCATGGCGGTCATCAACGACCTGACGTTTCGCGCCCATCAATGGCTGCGTCCGGGCGGTTGGTTTGGCTGTGAACACGATGATAGTCACGTCAGGGCCGTACCGGCCCTATGGCGGGCGGTGGGGTTTGTCGAGGTGACCGATCATGAGGACTTGGCCGGACGGAGCCGATTCACCACCGGGGGCCTGTCACCGCACACCAGTACCGACGAGGAGACGCCGCACCTGTGA
- a CDS encoding L-threonylcarbamoyladenylate synthase codes for MRLFDCRKAKERESGIKAAARAIRTGKLVVIPTDTVYGIAVDAFSVPGVASLLKAKGRGRDMATPVLIGSRRALDGIAPNIPQSARELTEAFWPGPLTVIVPFVSTLSWDLGDTDGTVAVRMPLHPLALELLRETGPLAVSSANLTGVAPAPNAANAKEQLGNSVSVYLEAGESEDDVPSTIVDCVEDPPQVLREGALTTEQIRAIVPSTLGPVDHEKS; via the coding sequence GTGAGGCTCTTCGACTGCCGCAAGGCCAAAGAACGTGAATCCGGCATCAAGGCTGCCGCGCGCGCCATTCGTACCGGAAAACTAGTAGTGATTCCCACCGACACCGTCTACGGGATCGCCGTTGACGCCTTCTCCGTTCCCGGGGTGGCGTCTTTGCTCAAGGCGAAGGGGCGCGGTCGCGACATGGCCACGCCAGTGCTCATCGGTTCGCGACGAGCGTTGGACGGTATCGCCCCCAACATTCCACAGTCGGCCCGGGAACTCACCGAAGCTTTCTGGCCGGGACCCTTGACGGTTATCGTGCCGTTCGTGTCCACTCTGAGCTGGGATTTGGGCGACACCGACGGCACAGTCGCCGTCCGCATGCCGCTACATCCGCTCGCCTTGGAACTACTGCGGGAAACTGGTCCCTTGGCGGTGTCCTCGGCCAATCTCACTGGGGTGGCGCCGGCGCCGAACGCGGCGAACGCCAAGGAACAACTGGGCAATTCCGTATCCGTCTACCTGGAAGCGGGGGAGTCCGAGGACGATGTGCCCTCGACCATTGTCGACTGCGTCGAGGATCCGCCACAGGTGCTACGCGAGGGCGCTTTGACGACCGAACAGATTCGCGCCATCGTCCCCTCCACGCTCGGGCCGGTTGACCACGAGAAATCCTGA